A single Nicotiana tabacum cultivar K326 chromosome 5, ASM71507v2, whole genome shotgun sequence DNA region contains:
- the LOC142180957 gene encoding uncharacterized protein LOC142180957 has protein sequence MGLNTVIGALFQEGTSQVIPSYFNGQHFSHWKARMETYTMSYDIKVWRAIKKGNLPIPPRKDKDGEIKVSSGPLNLDDYTKEQTSIVQVNAKAKNLLYNAINGEEYEKISSCETAKEMLDKIEVIYEGTNKVKETRINLLVHEYELSQIKERESIEEMFSRFRKIIGDLKSFGRPLKTGEQVRKILRSVPTTWQPTSLPWNVKILITHVPEKKENISFKVTVVEFENEEEEEGGEQDENIAMLSIVVSNMMKKIRGGIKGKKFARKGRPHNENDIRYYECGKFVYIQAECPELKREINKGFQKKKSFGACSDEEGSESEEITNICFMAIRESDDDLLENEQDED, from the exons ATGGGATTAAATACAGTCATTGGAGCACTATTCCAAGAAGGAACCTCTCAAGTAATACCATCGTACTTCAACGGTCAGCACTTTTCACACTGGAAAGCGCGAATGGAAACATACACTATGTCATACGACATTAAAGTATGGCGTGCGATCAAAAAAGGAAATCTCCCAATTCCACCGAGGAAGGATAAAGACGGTGAGATCAAAGTATCATCTGGCCCTCTCAATTTAGACGATTACACTAAAGAACAAACATCTATTGTTCAAGTGAATGCTAAGGCAAAAAATCTTCTATACAATGCCATAAATGGAGAAGAGTATGAAAAGATATCAAGTTGTGAAACTGCAAAAGAAATGTTGGACAAGATAGAAGTCATATATGAAGGAACAAATAAAGTGAAAGAAACAAGGATAAATCTCCTGGTTCATGAATATGAATTGTCCCAAATAAAGGAGAGAGAATCTATTGAAGAAATGTTTTCAAGATTCAGAAAAATTATTGGTGATCTAAAATCATTCGGACGACCTTTGAAAACTGGAGAACAAGTCAGGAAAATTCTCAGAAGCGTACCCACCACATGGCAGCCTACGTCATTACCTTGGAATGTCAAGATCTTGATAAC acatgtacctgaaaagaaggaaaatatttccttcaagGTAACAGTTGTCGAGtttgaaaatgaagaagaggaagaaggaggaGAGCAGGATGAAAACATTGCAATGCTATCCATAGTGGTATCAAATATGATGAAAAAAATCAGAGGAGGAATAAAAGGCAAAAAATTTGCAAGAAAAGGAAGACCACATAATGAAAATGATATAAGATACTATGAATGTGGAAAATTTGTCTATATACAAGCTGAATGTCCAGAACTAAAAAGGGAAATCAACAAAGGTTTTCAAAAGAAGAAATCATTCGGAGCCTGCAGTGACGAAGAAGGATCTGAAAGTGAAGAAATAACAAACATATGTTTCATGGCAATAAGAGAAAGTGATGATGATTTATTGGAAAATGAACAAGATGAAGACTAA